The bacterium genome contains the following window.
AGCAAAGTCAAGTAAAGCAGCGAGATCAGAAAAAGACGGCGGGCCCATTCTTCCAGGTCGCGAGCCCGGAATCCCAGGACGGCGTAGACCAGGAAAATCCCGCCCAAGGCGGTCGCAGTGGCGAGATAAAGATTTCCCGCGGCTCGCAAGGGAATCAAGCCGTAGCTCACCGCCACCAGGGCCAAGGTGTAGATCAAGATCTGGCGCTGAATCTGCCGGGGCTCGGCCTCGAGGGTGTAGACCTTGATGCCGGCGCGGGCATATTCCTCCTTGCGAAAGATGCCGATGGCGAGGAAATGAGGGATCTGCCAAAAAAAGATGATCCCGAACAGGACCAAGGCCGGCAAGCCGACCCGGCCGGTGACCGAGGTCCAGCCAAGCAGCGGCGGCATCGCTCCCGGCACCGCGCCGACCCAAAGCGCCAGCGAGGATTTCCGTTTCAAGGGAGTGTAGAAGAGGACGTAGCTCACCAGCGAGAGCGCGCCCAAGGCGCCGGTCAGCGGGTTCACCAGATAAGTGAGGATCGGGATCGACAGCCCGATCAAGACGCTGCCGAAACCGAGAACGAACTCGGGCGAGAGCCGCTTGCCGGGCAAAGGCCGGTCGCGGGTTCGGGCCATCAAGAGATCGGTGTCCCGCTCCAGGAACATGTTGAGCGCATTGGCGCCGCCGACCAAAAGGGCGATGCCCAACAATGCCACCGCGATCCGCGCCGGTTCGGCCCGGCCCGGCGCCAAAAAAATTCCGGCGGCCGCCGTGATCAAGGTGAGCAGCGTGATGCGCGGCTTCACCAGGGCGACGGTGTCGACCAGCGATTGAGTGGAGGCTCGGGCCAGGGCCGTCATAGAAAAATCGGGCCTTTCACGCCGCCGGCGAGGCGCGCAGCGCGGCCGAAGCCGAGGCAGCGGCCCCCGCCCCTTCCCAAGCCCGCGCTCGGGCGGCGTTCAAGTAAATCAGGAATATGACCACCAACAGCAAGGCGCCCACGCCGAGATGGGCCGTCACCGGGAAGAGACCCAAGGCCGAGTGGACGCTCCAAAGTCCGAGGCCGATCTGGACCAGCACCAGGAGCGGCGCCAAGCCGGCCAAGAGACGAAGCTTCGGATCGAGCCGGGCCACCCGCCAGGCAGCGGCGAAAACCGCCAAGCCGACCACGATGCCGCTCAAGCGGTGCAGCATATGAACCTGCAGGATGGGCGGAGCCCCGGCCGGCCAAAGGCTGCCTTGGCAGAGTGGAATGTCGAGGCAGGCCAAACCGGCGCCGGTGTGCCGGACCAAGCCCCCCAAGACGATTTGAAAGTAAACCAAGGCCAAAGTGCCCAAGACCCAAGGCTTGGCCTTGCCCAGCGCGGCCTCGGGAAGGCGGGGACCGAAAGCGCGATAGGCGATGTAAACCAGCAGCAGAAGGAAGAGCATCGAAGTCGCCAGGTGGGCGGTGGAAACCGCGGTGGGCAGGCGGTAAATCACGGTCAGTCCGCCCAAGAGGCCTTGAAAGATCACCAAAGCGACCGCGAGGAATCCGGCTTTGCGAAGCCCCCGGTCTTTTTGGCGAAGCAAGAGGATGCAAAGGACGATGGTCAGCAGTCCGACGGTCGCGGCCACCAAGCGATGGGAATGCTCGAAAAATATCCCGCCCTTCATCTCGGGAAAGAAGCTCCCATAGCAAGTCGGCCAATCCGGGCAGGCCAGCGAAGAGCCGGTGCCGTGAACGATCCCGCCGACCAGGATCAGGAGCCAGGTCAAAACGGCGGTGGCGACCGCGAAATAGGGCAAGGATTTGGAGGGTTTCTCTACCATTCGGGGTGGAGGGTTAGCAGGTACCGGAAAGCGTGGCAAGGGGCTTTGCCCGCCCCTTCTCCTGCGGAAAATAAAAAGCCCCGGCTTGTGGCCGGGGCTTTTAAAACGAACGGAAAAGCTTAGTGAGAGTGGTCGTGGCCGAAGGCGATCTCGACTTCCTTGAAGTTGTAAGCCGCCTTCTCGGTGCCGTCGAAGGTGAAGTTGGCTTCGGCGGCCTTGTCGGCCTCGACCGTCACGTCGACGGTCTTGGGGCCATACTTCTCATGCCAGGCTTGGATCTTGTAGGTGCCGGCCGGGACGTTCTTGATCTCGAACTCGCCGGAATCGCCGGTCACCGCATTGAGGCCGTTGTCGTTCAGAATCAGCCAGCCGGTCATCCAGGGATGAACGTCGCACTTGAACTTGACGACCGCGCCGTCGTCCTTGGTGAACTTCTTGTCGATCGCCGGCGAACCCTTGGGCTGAGCCCGGTTGAAGAGGGTCTTGGCATCGGCATAGGTGTGGACGTTGTGGAGGATCGGATCGCTGTTCACGATCTTGACGTCCTGCTCGTAGGCTGCGGTCACGACTCGGGGCGTGTACATGCAGTTGGCTTGGTCGATCTCGGTATGAGCCGCGCCCTCGGGAACAGCCGCCGGTGCGCCTTGCACGGTCAGGGCGACGTTCTTCAGGGTGCCGTTGGAATTCACGACGACTTCCTCATCCTTCATCGGGGTCTTGGCGCAGAAAGGATCGGCTTCGCGCTTGAGAGCCGGCATCTCGGGGGCGGTGCCGCTGAAGCTCACCTTCCCTTTGATGCTGCCGGTGCCGGCGGCCGGCGCCGCGGGAGCGGCGGGTGCCGCTTCGGTCTTTTCGCCGGCCGGGGCCGGAGCCTCGGCGCTGGGAGCCGGAGCCGAAGAGGGCTTCTTGCCGCAAGAAGTGGCGCTAAGGGTAAAAGCTAAGGCCAAGACGCTGGTCAAGGCGGTCAATTTTCGATTGTACATGGTCCAATCTCCTTAATTAAGGTCGTCATTCAGGATATAAAAATCGGGGCCGACTGTAAGCAAGGCTCACCCACCCGTCAAGCTTACAAAGAGGCCTGATTTCCGGCGTCGGCCTTGTCTTCGGCCTCGCCGGTGGCGGGCGTGGGCTGGGACTCGGGGCTAGCCTTGGCGGGCTCACTTTCACCGCGCATCAGGGCCTCGGGCTTGCCGATCGTCATCAGGTAATCGACGATGGCTTGGATCTGGCGCTCGTCGTCGCCAGCCAAAACGTCCTTGGGGCCGCTGTTGGGCTCCGGATAGTAACCGGGCATCCGGGTCCCCGGGACCAATTTGCCGGGATCGCGAACCCATTTGTTGAGCCATTGAGGCCGGATCCGGTCGTGGACTTTGGCCAGGTCCGGCGCCCAGACGGTGATTCCGCCCTCGGGCCGCTGACCGCCCATGATGTGGCAGCTGGTGCAATTGAAGTTGTTCGGTCCCATCAAGGTTTGAGCCGCGGCCACTTCTTCGGGTGTCACCTTGACATTGAGGGTCTCGAAAAGACCCTCGGCCTTGTCCCGCTTCTTGAAGTAGCGGACCAGCGATTCGAGCTCCTCATCGGTGAATTGGAATGTCGGCATCCGGATGTCGAGCCAATCCCGGACTTTGGCGAAGTCGGCGGGATTGCGCAGGAAGCCGGTCATCCAAGCCGTCTGAAGACGGGCGCCGGTGGTGGCCAAATTGGGCGGCAAGAGGTTGGGTTCGGTGATCACCTTGACCAGCTCTTCCTGGCCCTGGCCTTCGATCACGTGGCAAGCCTTGCAGTTGTATTTGTTGACCAGCTGGCGGCCCTTTTCGATTTCGGGATCGTAAGCGATGTACTTGGACTCGAGGACTTCCGGCTTCTGGCCCCTGAGAAAGACGATCAAGGCATGGCGTTGCTCGTCGCTGATGTTCGGCTTGGGCATGAAGCTGGTCGAGCGCTCGTCGACGAAAGCCTGGGGATTCTTCAGCTTGGTGTCGGTCCAAGACTCCCAGGTTTCGGGGATCTTGGCGTCGCCAAAGGCCAGCTCGCTGATGTCCTTGCGGGCGAAATTGGTCAGCTCGACCGAGGGATTGGAAGCCTTCTCGAAGCCCTTGATGCTGTGGCAGGCGTAGCAACCATAGGTGTTGATCACCTTGAAGCCGGCTTTGACGTTCTCGGCATCGGCCAGCTGGGCCCGCAGCTCGGCGTTCTCCTCGGGCTTCTTGCCCAGACCGCTCAAGTAGGCGGTGACGTTTCGAGCCTCGTCGGAGCTGAGGCGCAGGCTGGGCATCCGGTGGTCTTTGGACCAATTTTTCGGATCTTGGATCCAATTGTAGATCCAGTCGGCGCTGGTCTTCTCGGCGATGCGGTCCAAGGCCGGCGCGTCGCTTCCACCTTTATTGTCGATCGAATGGCAGGCGAAGCAGCCGACGCTATTGAAAGTCTCCTTGCCTTGGGCGGCGTCGCCGCCCGGGAACGTGCCGTACTTCCAGTTAAAAGTTTCGCTCTTGTCGAGGATGTAGGCCATCGCCTGGATCGGGTCCTTGTCGTTGACCCAAGGCGGCTGCGGCATCCGGGTGTGGGGAAGATAGTCGGTCGGCTTCTTGATCCAGCCCAGCATCCATTCGGGATAGACCTTCTCTTTGATCTTGCTCAGATCGGGACCCGATTTCGGCGCCCACTCCAAACCCTTGATGAGGTGGCAGTTGATGCAGCCGTAGTTGACGAAGAGATGCTTGCCTTGGGTGTAAATCGGAGCCAAGTCGAGCTCGAACTGCTGAACGTGGCATTTGTTGCAGCTCGACTGCATGAAATCGCCGCGAAGCAAGGGCTCTTTCCAGTGATGATCGAAGCCGTGGGGGTAGTCGCCCTTCTCCATCGGCTTGCCCTTGATCTGGGTCGCCCGGCCCTGGCCGCCGTGACAGGTCACGCAGCCGTACTCTTCGACCGGGTGGTTGTTGAAGATCTCATTCAGGTTGGAATGGGTCCGAAAGGGCTGCTTTTCCTTCTCATAGCCGGGCTTGAGGACCGGAATGTGGCAGGTGGTGCAACGGTCGACCGTTCCCCAATTGACCGGACCGGACTTGCCGAGCCCTTCCAGGACATACTGGTCAATGGGAGCCCCCCGATCCTGGACCCCGGCCAACTGCTTTTGGAGGGCGTCGACCTTCTTGGTCAGCTCCCCGCGCTGCTTCACCAATTCCTTGGCCTTGTCCTTGGCTAAATTGACCTTCTCCTGGACGGCGAAGAACTCGTTTTCCTTCTTCACCTGCTCGGCCTCGAGCCCCTTGATCTCTTTTTCCAGCTCCTCGTATTTTTTCTTCTCGCCCGAGAAGTCATGACCCTCGTGCTGGGCGTGCTTCCAGACATAGAAGAGCTCGTCCAAGTCGGCCTTGGCGAACTGGAGGTTTTGGTTGGCCTTGTCGAGCGCGATCTGCTTTTCCTTCAGCTCCTGCTGAAGTTGGGCGAACTCCTCGCTCTCCAGCACCGCCTGGGCCTTTTCGAGCTCGAGGTCGATCTGCTTGAGTTTTTTGGGATCGACCGATTTGCTGGCCTTGGCGATCTCGGCCTCGATTCGCTTGGTTTCGAGCACGGCGAAGTCCCGGGCATATTCCTTCCAGGTGCGGCGGCCGATGGCTTCGTCATAGACGAACCAGGCGGTCAGGACTATCAGAACCCCTCCCAGCAAAAACCAAAGGAAACTTAAAGATCTCTCTCGACCCGCGAGCGCCATGACGGCTCCTAAAAATTCATGTTAATCCAGGGGAGCTGGACGATGTATTTGATGTTGAAGGTCCAACGCAGAAGCATCTTGATGGGCAAGGCCATCATCGTCAGAAAAAGAAAGGCCGTGATGCCGTAACGAACCGGTCCCAGCTCCTGCAGCACCTTCGAAGTTTTCGACTTCACCTTCCAGTAGATCACGGCGGTGAAGTAATAGGCGCCGATCAACCCCATGCCGATCACCGCGAAGACCGCGGTGTTGCGCAGGAAGTCAAGACCGGTCAGATCCGCCAACCAGACGTTGAGGTCGATATTGGTCAAGGCCACGACCTTATGGGCATCCCACTCTTCCCAAGGGGCGAAGAAGTTCCAGCCGGGCCCGCGGAGGAAGACGCCGACGATGATCAGCGAAACCCAAAGGATGAGGAAGCCGAAACAGAAGTTGGCGACCGCGAACTTGCGTTCCTTCCAGGTATAGTAACCGTTACCCTTGGGGTTGATGTCGATATAGGGAATCACCATCAGGCCGACGATAATCAAGGAAGGCAGCACGACGCCGGCGATCCAGGGATCGAAATAAACGAGGATCTCCTGAAGGCCCAGGAAGTACCAAGGCGCCTTGGAGGGGTTGGGCGTCTTGGTCGGGTCGGCCGGCTCTTCGAGCGGGGCGTCAAGCACCAAAGACCACACGAAAAGGAATATGGTGGTGAGCAGGCCGCAGATGAACTCGGCCCGGACCAAATGGGGCCAAGCATGGACCTTGTCGGTCTTGGGATCGATCACCTCGGGCAGCTGGTCTTCTTTGATATCGGCCATAAAATCCTCGTGGGCTACATCGGCCCGGAGATCCCACCGTCCTTACGCACCCGCCAAAAGTGCACGATCATCAGCAGGGCCGCGACGATGGGAATGAAAATGCAGTGCAAAACATAGAAGCGAAGCAAGGTCGGAGCGCCGACGACGGTGCCGGCGGTCAGGAGGCTTCGGGCATCATAGCGCGGGGTCACCACTCCGGTGAGCTTGGCCACCTGTTCGGCCATCGGGCCTTCCGAGCCCATCAGCGGGGTCGCCCGGGCCATGTTGGTTCCGACGGTGACCGCCCAGATCGAAAGCTGGTCCCAGGGCAGCAAATAACCGGTGAAGGAAAGAAGCAAGGTCAGGGTCAACAATAGAACGCCGACCACCCAGTTGAACTCGCGCGGCGGCTTATAAGACCCGGTCATGAAGACCCGGAACATATGAAGCATGACCATGATGACCATGGCATGGGCCGCCCAACGGTGCATGTTGCGGGTAACCATGCCGAAGGGAATGTCGAATTGGAGGTACTTCATGTCGTTGTAGGCGTACTCGGCGACCGGCCGGTAATAGAACATCAGCAGGACGCCGGTGACGACGGTGACCAGGAAGAAGAAGAAAGTCAGGCCGCCGGCGCACCAGGTGTAGCGCAGGGTCAAGCCATGGCGGCGAAGCTTCGACGGATGCAGATGAAGAAAGACGTTGCTGGCGATCATCAGGATCCGGTTGCGCGGAGTGTCGGCGTAACCGTGGCGGAAGACCGACTTCCAAACCGGGCTCTTGACGATGGTTTCCTGAATATCCTGAATTTTATCTTTCATAATGAATCCTAAAAATTCTGCGAATTGACGCCACCGGATGGATGCTTAGGCGATCTTCAAGAAAGCATCGGGGTTATCCCACTCACCCTTGTCGAAACGGAAAGTCTTCGATTTGTCGACCATGATCATGCCATCCGGGTCGAGCCCGACCTTGACCCGCTCCAGCGGGCGTGGCGCCGGGCCTTCGAAGTTGATTCCCGTCATCTTGAAACCCGAGCCGTGGCAGGGGCATTTGAACTTGGACTCAGTCGCCAGCCAGCGCGGCGTGCAGCCCAAGTGCGTGCAGATCGCGAGCAGAACGTAGATCCCGTCGTTGGTCCGGACGATCCAGAGACGGTTGCTCTCTTTGTATTTTTCGGAAACCTCGCCGATGATGTAATCCTCGGGTCGGCCGACTTTAACGATGGGCGAAGGCTCGAAGAGGACGCGGGGAAAGAGGAAACGGAGAAAGGCTAGGAGAAGCGCGGTCACAAAGGCGCCGAAAGCGCCCCAAGCCGCCAGGCCTAAAAAGCCTCTTCTTGTCCATAGATTGTCTTTAGTTCGCTTCGGTGCAACCCGCTCGCTGCCCGGAATCGTCGATTCTCCCGCCATGATTCTTCCCAAAATCGAAATTTAACATCTCATTTTCATTGAACAATTTGTCGGTGGATCGCCATGCTTTTAACAGGCGCGCGCATCATACTCAAGGGCCTCTCGCTGTCAAGGGAAAAGCCCTGTAAAAACGACCAGCTAGGCCAAGCCTAGCTGGTCGTCCTGAGCGGAGCGAAGGACCTCCTACCCACCAAGGTGGTCCCAGATCTTTCGCTTCGCTCAGGATGACCGGTTTGCAGGGGGCGGCCTTTACGGACTCACGCCCAAGCAGCGCAAGGCTTCCATCAGCTTGGGCCGATCCACCGCTTCGGCCTTGAGGTAGGCGGCCTGAAGCTT
Protein-coding sequences here:
- the cyoE gene encoding heme o synthase, giving the protein MTALARASTQSLVDTVALVKPRITLLTLITAAAGIFLAPGRAEPARIAVALLGIALLVGGANALNMFLERDTDLLMARTRDRPLPGKRLSPEFVLGFGSVLIGLSIPILTYLVNPLTGALGALSLVSYVLFYTPLKRKSSLALWVGAVPGAMPPLLGWTSVTGRVGLPALVLFGIIFFWQIPHFLAIGIFRKEEYARAGIKVYTLEAEPRQIQRQILIYTLALVAVSYGLIPLRAAGNLYLATATALGGIFLVYAVLGFRARDLEEWARRLFLISLLYLTLLFSVLFIDGGSA
- a CDS encoding COX15/CtaA family protein, giving the protein MVEKPSKSLPYFAVATAVLTWLLILVGGIVHGTGSSLACPDWPTCYGSFFPEMKGGIFFEHSHRLVAATVGLLTIVLCILLLRQKDRGLRKAGFLAVALVIFQGLLGGLTVIYRLPTAVSTAHLATSMLFLLLLVYIAYRAFGPRLPEAALGKAKPWVLGTLALVYFQIVLGGLVRHTGAGLACLDIPLCQGSLWPAGAPPILQVHMLHRLSGIVVGLAVFAAAWRVARLDPKLRLLAGLAPLLVLVQIGLGLWSVHSALGLFPVTAHLGVGALLLVVIFLIYLNAARARAWEGAGAAASASAALRASPAA
- a CDS encoding carboxypeptidase regulatory-like domain-containing protein, translating into MYNRKLTALTSVLALAFTLSATSCGKKPSSAPAPSAEAPAPAGEKTEAAPAAPAAPAAGTGSIKGKVSFSGTAPEMPALKREADPFCAKTPMKDEEVVVNSNGTLKNVALTVQGAPAAVPEGAAHTEIDQANCMYTPRVVTAAYEQDVKIVNSDPILHNVHTYADAKTLFNRAQPKGSPAIDKKFTKDDGAVVKFKCDVHPWMTGWLILNDNGLNAVTGDSGEFEIKNVPAGTYKIQAWHEKYGPKTVDVTVEADKAAEANFTFDGTEKAAYNFKEVEIAFGHDHSH
- a CDS encoding c-type cytochrome, with the translated sequence MALAGRERSLSFLWFLLGGVLIVLTAWFVYDEAIGRRTWKEYARDFAVLETKRIEAEIAKASKSVDPKKLKQIDLELEKAQAVLESEEFAQLQQELKEKQIALDKANQNLQFAKADLDELFYVWKHAQHEGHDFSGEKKKYEELEKEIKGLEAEQVKKENEFFAVQEKVNLAKDKAKELVKQRGELTKKVDALQKQLAGVQDRGAPIDQYVLEGLGKSGPVNWGTVDRCTTCHIPVLKPGYEKEKQPFRTHSNLNEIFNNHPVEEYGCVTCHGGQGRATQIKGKPMEKGDYPHGFDHHWKEPLLRGDFMQSSCNKCHVQQFELDLAPIYTQGKHLFVNYGCINCHLIKGLEWAPKSGPDLSKIKEKVYPEWMLGWIKKPTDYLPHTRMPQPPWVNDKDPIQAMAYILDKSETFNWKYGTFPGGDAAQGKETFNSVGCFACHSIDNKGGSDAPALDRIAEKTSADWIYNWIQDPKNWSKDHRMPSLRLSSDEARNVTAYLSGLGKKPEENAELRAQLADAENVKAGFKVINTYGCYACHSIKGFEKASNPSVELTNFARKDISELAFGDAKIPETWESWTDTKLKNPQAFVDERSTSFMPKPNISDEQRHALIVFLRGQKPEVLESKYIAYDPEIEKGRQLVNKYNCKACHVIEGQGQEELVKVITEPNLLPPNLATTGARLQTAWMTGFLRNPADFAKVRDWLDIRMPTFQFTDEELESLVRYFKKRDKAEGLFETLNVKVTPEEVAAAQTLMGPNNFNCTSCHIMGGQRPEGGITVWAPDLAKVHDRIRPQWLNKWVRDPGKLVPGTRMPGYYPEPNSGPKDVLAGDDERQIQAIVDYLMTIGKPEALMRGESEPAKASPESQPTPATGEAEDKADAGNQASL
- a CDS encoding cytochrome C, with product MADIKEDQLPEVIDPKTDKVHAWPHLVRAEFICGLLTTIFLFVWSLVLDAPLEEPADPTKTPNPSKAPWYFLGLQEILVYFDPWIAGVVLPSLIIVGLMVIPYIDINPKGNGYYTWKERKFAVANFCFGFLILWVSLIIVGVFLRGPGWNFFAPWEEWDAHKVVALTNIDLNVWLADLTGLDFLRNTAVFAVIGMGLIGAYYFTAVIYWKVKSKTSKVLQELGPVRYGITAFLFLTMMALPIKMLLRWTFNIKYIVQLPWINMNF
- a CDS encoding cytochrome b N-terminal domain-containing protein → MKDKIQDIQETIVKSPVWKSVFRHGYADTPRNRILMIASNVFLHLHPSKLRRHGLTLRYTWCAGGLTFFFFLVTVVTGVLLMFYYRPVAEYAYNDMKYLQFDIPFGMVTRNMHRWAAHAMVIMVMLHMFRVFMTGSYKPPREFNWVVGVLLLTLTLLLSFTGYLLPWDQLSIWAVTVGTNMARATPLMGSEGPMAEQVAKLTGVVTPRYDARSLLTAGTVVGAPTLLRFYVLHCIFIPIVAALLMIVHFWRVRKDGGISGPM
- a CDS encoding Rieske 2Fe-2S domain-containing protein — encoded protein: MTALLLAFLRFLFPRVLFEPSPIVKVGRPEDYIIGEVSEKYKESNRLWIVRTNDGIYVLLAICTHLGCTPRWLATESKFKCPCHGSGFKMTGINFEGPAPRPLERVKVGLDPDGMIMVDKSKTFRFDKGEWDNPDAFLKIA